A single Vespula vulgaris chromosome 3, iyVesVulg1.1, whole genome shotgun sequence DNA region contains:
- the LOC127062794 gene encoding uncharacterized protein DDB_G0283357-like isoform X24, whose amino-acid sequence MDNMFSSDNIYLRCYFFVIFFATTYAAPGGLGSFAGSNSAAFSSASANAYAGSVASAISSANAFTGGTFPSKNPDGTYGLTHQEGTSAGSGSYVGLESINPDSNKFGSPHQAFGTKRSYNDNKSQTVCSGCPNVKEKWELDNYDDQSEEEPQEEEEEDDCDDGQYRPEHHYHHHKSKVDKKQEQQTVSSVHKIGNNDQYNYNQSNDKDGYTTSDNKGQENIHDGRYNNYGNSGHVGANNQNLNNNYNAYQHNTGALKDSLHPSSSWTDINKKKENENKNSGNSGVVTPTSPNTYTPTIGKNYGNTNIGATGGITPSQINLGLTRGTNADCSNTKSGSRANCVESIADSNSNQAPVKLSQSNIKKTINVISSEGNRATTECNNLHGNCDNSKTGETAQYQSTSIDSTNNLQNGYTDSTGKKNKPHSYDQEKTGQWRDQPNKGNLPSGPAGNVGAGSGCTPGVSSPACSNEASTLQKNTPIPTQTYGTVGSGTSNVGVGNKPHSYDQQNTGQWRDQPNKGNLPSGPAGNVGAGSGCTPGVSSPACSNEASTLQKNTPIPTQTYGTAGSGPSNVGVGNKPHSYDQQNTGQWRDQPNKGNLPNGPAGNVGAGSGCTPGVSSPACSNEASTLQKNTPIPTQTYGTAGSGPSNVGVGNKPHSYDQQNTGQWRDQPNKGNLPSGPAGNVGAGSGCTPGVSSPACSNEASTLQKNTPIPTQTYGTVGSGPSNVGVGNKPHSYDQQNTGQWRDQPNKGNLPSGPAGNVGAGSGCTPGVSSPACSNEASTLQKNTPIPTQTYGTAGSGPSNVGVGNKPHSYDQQNTGQWRDQPNKGNLPSGPAGNVGAGSGCTPGVSSPACSNEASTLQKNTPIPTQTYGTVGSGPSNVGVTNKPHSYDQQNTGQWRDQPNKSNLPSEPASNVGAGSGCTSGGSSICTSEIPSVQKNIPTSSYTFGTVATGPYQSNKDTKQSGNCGAFSSSTCVSSTEVPIGSSQKIDGGIGSGHNVHGQTNSGNKNSYPLNAGNPFLHGGQDNLKPFIHTTSSPIFITNNVDSIGTTSKPIGFGNPFLDGTIGNTFGTEHDKHNTGINPIKSDPLNKPIGAGNPFLTNSGNGGSKSSTPIYSGASIGSISSPSILPSVTTVLPIGQNNPFLEVSGGNVVNKYPPGVYPSVAENNKNVFSGSGTPANKEFPKSGVGITSSGSNPNTNRGVKGGNQHNKIFENVATSNAGALSTGNIDTDKSTGLNIPNAYNNNNNVGHGASSLPGTANINKPSYTLSTSPESYGHKDTLPRTSGSDSATNGNGNSPSNSLINGHNANGPFNPQITNAGAQSFAGAHAGSFASSFSSSQASSSSSSFASSKSGSYTANGDPNVLHQLNRNWPFDIATSVSGASSWPSLNAGSHASAFASSSAGSWSGSEPIGVKS is encoded by the exons atggACAATATGTTTTCCTCggacaatatttatttaagatgttatttttttgttattttttttgctACGACGTACGCAGCTCCAG GAGGTTTAGGATCGTTTGCCGGTAGTAATTCCGCTGCATTCa gtAGTGCTTCAGCTAATGCATATGCAGGCTCTGTTGCAAGTGCAATCAGTTCTGCAAATGCTTTCACTGGTGGTACTTTCCCTTCAAAAAATCCTGATGGAACATATGGATTAACTCATCAGGAAGGCACTTCTGCTGGGTCTGGAAGCTATGTAGGACTTGAAAGTATTAATCCAGATTCTAATAAGTTTGGATCACCACATCAAGCCTTTGGTACTAAAAGAAGTTACAATGATAACAAGTCTCAAACAGTATGTTCTGGATGTccaaatgtaaaagaaaaatgggaaTTAGATAATTATGATGATCAATCTGAAGAAGAACcacaagaagaagaggaagaagatgattGTGACGATGGTCAATACAGACCTGAACATCATTATCACCATCATAAAAGTAAAGTAGATAAGAAACAAGAACAACAAACTGTGTCAAGTGTACATAAAATAGGAAACAACGatcaatataattacaatCAAAGTAATGATAAAGATGGATATACCACTAGTGATAATAAAGGACAAGAGAATATTCATGATGGAAGATATAATAACTATGGTAATTCTGGACATGTTGGAgcaaataatcaaaatttaaataataattataatgctTATCAACATAACACTGGTGCTTTGAAAGATTCTTTGCATCCTTCTTCAAGCTGGactgatataaataaaaagaaagaaaatgaaaataaaaattcaggCAATTCTGGAGTTGTAACACCTACTTCACCTAACACCTACACACCTACTATTGGAAAGAATTATGGAAATACAAATATAGGTGCAACTGGTGGTATAACACCAAGCCAAATAAATTTAGGCTTGACAAGAGGCACCAATGCAGATTGTTCTAATACTAAATCTGGATCCAGAGCAAACTGTGTAGAAAGTATAGCTGATTCTAATTCAAATCAAGCACCTGTTAAATTAAGccaatcaaatattaaaaaaactaTTAATGTAATAAGTTCAGAAGGAAACAGAGCTACTACAGAATGCAACAATTTACATGGAAATTGTGATAATAGTAAAACAGGTGAAACGGCACAATACCAATCTACATCTATAGATAGTACAAATAATTTGCAGAATGGATACACTGACAGtactggaaaaaaaaataaaccacATTCATATGATCAAGAAAAAACAGGACAATGGAGAGATCAACCTAATAAAGGTAATTTGCCAAGTGGACCTGCTGGTAATGTGGGTGCAG GTTCTGGTTGTACGCCTGGAGTCTCTTCTCCTGCTTGTTCAAATGAAGCATCAACTCTGCAAAAGAACACACCAATTCCTACTCAAACATATGGAACTGTTGGTAGTGGAACTAGTAATGTAGGCGTAGGAAACAAACCTCATTCGTATGATCAACAAAACACAGGACAATGGAGAGATCAACCTAATAAAGGTAATTTGCCAAGTGGACCTGCTGGTAATGTGGGTGCAGGTTCTGGTTGTACTCCTGGAGTCTCTTCACCTGCTTGTTCAAATGAAGCATCAACTCTTCAAAAGAACACACCAATTCCTACTCAAACATATGGAACTGCTGGTAGTGGACCTAGTAATGTAGGTGTAGGAAATAAACCTCATTCATATGACCAACAAAACACAGGACAATGGAGAGATCAACCTAATAAAGGTAATTTGCCAAATGGACCTGCTGGTAATGTGGGTGCAGGTTCTGGTTGTACTCCTGGAGTCTCTTCACCTGCTTGTTCAAATGAAGCATCAACTCTTCAAAAGAACACACCAATTCCTACTCAAACATATGGAACTGCTGGTAGTGGACCTAGTAATGTAGGTGTAGGAAATAAACCTCATTCATATGACCAACAAAACACAGGACAATGGAGAGATCAACCTAATAAAGGTAATTTGCCAAGTGGACCTGCTGGTAATGTGGGTGCAGGTTCTGGTTGTACTCCTGGAGTCTCTTCTCCTGCTTGTTCAAATGAAGCATCAACTCTGCAAAAGAACACACCAATTCCTACTCAAACATATGGAACTGTTGGTAGTGGACCTAGTAATGTAGGCGTAGGAAACAAACCTCATTCGTATGATCAACAAAACACAGGACAATGGAGAGATCAACCTAATAAAGGTAATTTGCCAAGTGGACCTGCTGGTAATGTGGGTGCAGGTTCTGGTTGTACTCCTGGAGTCTCTTCACCTGCTTGTTCAAATGAAGCATCAACTCTTCAAAAGAACACACCAATTCCTACTCAAACATATGGAACTGCTGGTAGTGGACCTAGTAATGTAGGTGTAGGAAACAAACCTCATTCGTATGATCAACAAAATACAGGACAATGGAGAGATCAACCTAATAAAG GTAATTTGCCAAGTGGACCTGCTGGTAATGTGGGTGCAGGTTCTGGTTGTACTCCTGGAGTCTCTTCTCCTGCTTGTTCAAATGAAGCATCAACTCTGCAAAAGAACACACCAATTCCTACTCAAACATATGGAACTGTTGGTAGTGGACCTAGTAATGTAGGTGTAACAAACAAACCTCATTCGTATGATCAACAAAATACAGGACAATGGAGAGATCAAcctaataaaagtaatttgcCAAGTGAACCTGCTAGTAATGTGGGTGCAGGATCTGGTTGTACATCCGGAGGCTCTTCTATCTGTACAAGTGAAATACCATCTGtgcaaaaaaatattccaactTCTTCTTATACATTTGGGACTGTTGCTACTGGACCTTATCAAAGTAATAAAGATACTAAACAATCAGGAAATTGTGGTGCGTTTAGTAGTAGCACATGCGTAAGTAGCACTGAAGTTCCTATAGGAAGTTCTCAAAAAATAGATGGTGGTATTGGAAGTGGACACAATGTTCATGGACAAACTAACtctggaaataaaaattcatatccATTGAATGCTGGAAATCCTTTCTTACATGGTGGACAAGATAATCTGAAACCATTTATACATACGACTAGTTCAcctatatttattacaaacaaTGTTGATTCAATAGGTACAACTTCCAAACCTATTGGTTTTGGAAATCCTTTTCTAGATGGCACCATAGGTAATACATTCGGAACCGAACATGATAAACATAATACAGGAATAAATCCTATTAAAAGTGATCCTTTAAATAAGCCTATTGGTGCAGGCAATCCATTTTTAACAAATAGCGGAAATGGAGGAAGTAAAAGCAGTACTCCAATTTATTCTGGTGCAAGTATAGGAAGCATTTCAAGTCCCAGCATTCTACCATCAGTTACAACTGTCCTACCTATTGGGCAAAATAATCCATTTTTGGAAGTATCAGGTGGAAATGTAGTAAACAAATATCCTCCCGGTGTATATCCAAGTGTAgctgaaaacaataaaaatgtattctctGGAAGTGGAACTCCTGCAAATAAAGAATTTCCTAAATCAGGAGTAGGAATTACATCTTCTGGAAGTAATCCAAATACAAATCGTGGAGTAAAAGGTGGTAATCAgcataacaaaatatttgaaaatgttgCAACTAGTAACGCAGGTGCTTTGAGTACTGGAAACATTGATACTGACAAAAGTACTGGACTGAATATTCCTAatgcatataataataataataatgttggTCATGGTGCCAGTTCGTTGCCAGGAACAGCTAATATTAACAAACCTTCTTATACACTTTCAACATCTCCTGAATCTTATGGTCATAAAGATACGTTACCACGAACAAGTGGAAGTGATAGCGCCACCAATGGCAATGGAAATTCACCGTCCAATTCTTTGATTAATGGTCATAATGCAAATGGTCCATTTAATCCTCAAATAACAAATGCCGGAGCACAATCATTTGCAGGTGCTCATGCCGGAAGTTTCGCTAGTTCTTTTAGTAGTTCTCAAGCTTCAAGTTCAAGCTCGAGTTTTGCCAGCAGTAAATCTGGATCATATACAGCCAATGGAG ATCCGAATGTTTTGCATCAATTAAATAGGAATTGGCCGTTTGACATTGCTACAAGCGTGAGTGGAGCCAGTTCTTGGCCATCTTTAAATGCAGGATCGCACGCCTCTGCATTTGCTAGTAGTAGTGCTGGCA GTTGGTCCGGATCTGAACCGATCGGtgtaaaaagttaa
- the LOC127062794 gene encoding GATA zinc finger domain-containing protein 14-like isoform X33 has translation MDNMFSSDNIYLRCYFFVIFFATTYAAPGGLGSFAGSNSAAFSSASANAYAGSVASAISSANAFTGGTFPSKNPDGTYGLTHQEGTSAGSGSYVGLESINPDSNKFGSPHQAFGTKRSYNDNKSQTVCSGCPNVKEKWELDNYDDQSEEEPQEEEEEDDCDDGQYRPEHHYHHHKSKVDKKQEQQTVSSVHKIGNNDQYNYNQSNDKDGYTTSDNKGQENIHDGRYNNYGNSGHVGANNQNLNNNYNAYQHNTGALKDSLHPSSSWTDINKKKENENKNSGNSGVVTPTSPNTYTPTIGKNYGNTNIGATGGITPSQINLGLTRGTNADCSNTKSGSRANCVESIADSNSNQAPVKLSQSNIKKTINVISSEGNRATTECNNLHGNCDNSKTGETAQYQSTSIDSTNNLQNGYTDSTGKKNKPHSYDQEKTGQWRDQPNKGNLPSGPAGNVGAGSGCTPGVSSPACSNEASTLQKNTPIPTQTYGTVGSGTSNVGVGNKPHSYDQQNTGQWRDQPNKGNLPSGPAGNVGAGSGCTPGVSSPACSNEASTLQKNTPIPTQTYGTAGSGPSNVGVGNKPHSYDQQNTGQWRDQPNKGNLPSGPAGNVGAGSGCTPGVSSPACSNEASTLQKNTPIPTQTYGTAGSGPSNVGVGNKPHSYDQQNTGQWRDQPNKGNLPNGPAGNVGAGSGCTPGVSSPACSNEASTLQKNTPIPTQTYGTAGSGPSNVGVGNKPHSYDQQNTGQWRDQPNKGNLPSGPAGNVGAGSGCTPGVSSPACSNEASTLQKNTPIPTQTYGTVGSGPSNVGVTNKPHSYDQQNTGQWRDQPNKSNLPSEPASNVGAGSGCTSGGSSICTSEIPSVQKNIPTSSYTFGTVATGPYQSNKDTKQSGNCGAFSSSTCVSSTEVPIGSSQKIDGGIGSGHNVHGQTNSGNKNSYPLNAGNPFLHGGQDNLKPFIHTTSSPIFITNNVDSIGTTSKPIGFGNPFLDGTIGNTFGTEHDKHNTGINPIKSDPLNKPIGAGNPFLTNSGNGGSKSSTPIYSGASIGSISSPSILPSVTTVLPIGQNNPFLEVSGGNVVNKYPPGVYPSVAENNKNVFSGSGTPANKEFPKSGVGITSSGSNPNTNRGVKGGNQHNKIFENVATSNAGALSTGNIDTDKSTGLNIPNAYNNNNNVGHGASSLPGTANINKPSYTLSTSPESYGHKDTLPRTSGSDSATNGNGNSPSNSLINGHNANGPFNPQITNAGAQSFAGAHAGSFASSFSSSQASSSSSSFASSKSGSYTANGDPNVLHQLNRNWPFDIATSVSGASSWPSLNAGSHASAFASSSAGSWSGSEPIGVKS, from the exons atggACAATATGTTTTCCTCggacaatatttatttaagatgttatttttttgttattttttttgctACGACGTACGCAGCTCCAG GAGGTTTAGGATCGTTTGCCGGTAGTAATTCCGCTGCATTCa gtAGTGCTTCAGCTAATGCATATGCAGGCTCTGTTGCAAGTGCAATCAGTTCTGCAAATGCTTTCACTGGTGGTACTTTCCCTTCAAAAAATCCTGATGGAACATATGGATTAACTCATCAGGAAGGCACTTCTGCTGGGTCTGGAAGCTATGTAGGACTTGAAAGTATTAATCCAGATTCTAATAAGTTTGGATCACCACATCAAGCCTTTGGTACTAAAAGAAGTTACAATGATAACAAGTCTCAAACAGTATGTTCTGGATGTccaaatgtaaaagaaaaatgggaaTTAGATAATTATGATGATCAATCTGAAGAAGAACcacaagaagaagaggaagaagatgattGTGACGATGGTCAATACAGACCTGAACATCATTATCACCATCATAAAAGTAAAGTAGATAAGAAACAAGAACAACAAACTGTGTCAAGTGTACATAAAATAGGAAACAACGatcaatataattacaatCAAAGTAATGATAAAGATGGATATACCACTAGTGATAATAAAGGACAAGAGAATATTCATGATGGAAGATATAATAACTATGGTAATTCTGGACATGTTGGAgcaaataatcaaaatttaaataataattataatgctTATCAACATAACACTGGTGCTTTGAAAGATTCTTTGCATCCTTCTTCAAGCTGGactgatataaataaaaagaaagaaaatgaaaataaaaattcaggCAATTCTGGAGTTGTAACACCTACTTCACCTAACACCTACACACCTACTATTGGAAAGAATTATGGAAATACAAATATAGGTGCAACTGGTGGTATAACACCAAGCCAAATAAATTTAGGCTTGACAAGAGGCACCAATGCAGATTGTTCTAATACTAAATCTGGATCCAGAGCAAACTGTGTAGAAAGTATAGCTGATTCTAATTCAAATCAAGCACCTGTTAAATTAAGccaatcaaatattaaaaaaactaTTAATGTAATAAGTTCAGAAGGAAACAGAGCTACTACAGAATGCAACAATTTACATGGAAATTGTGATAATAGTAAAACAGGTGAAACGGCACAATACCAATCTACATCTATAGATAGTACAAATAATTTGCAGAATGGATACACTGACAGtactggaaaaaaaaataaaccacATTCATATGATCAAGAAAAAACAGGACAATGGAGAGATCAACCTAATAAAGGTAATTTGCCAAGTGGACCTGCTGGTAATGTGGGTGCAG GTTCTGGTTGTACGCCTGGAGTCTCTTCTCCTGCTTGTTCAAATGAAGCATCAACTCTGCAAAAGAACACACCAATTCCTACTCAAACATATGGAACTGTTGGTAGTGGAACTAGTAATGTAGGCGTAGGAAACAAACCTCATTCGTATGATCAACAAAACACAGGACAATGGAGAGATCAACCTAATAAAGGTAATTTGCCAAGTGGACCTGCTGGTAATGTGGGTGCAGGTTCTGGTTGTACTCCTGGAGTCTCTTCACCTGCTTGTTCAAATGAAGCATCAACTCTTCAAAAGAACACACCAATTCCTACTCAAACATATGGAACTGCTGGTAGTGGACCTAGTAATGTAGGTGTAGGAAATAAACCTCATTCATATGACCAACAAAACACAGGACAATGGAGAGATCAACCTAATAAAG GTAATTTGCCAAGTGGACCTGCTGGTAATGTGGGTGCAG GTTCTGGTTGTACGCCTGGAGTCTCTTCTCCTGCTTGTTCAAATGAAGCATCAACTCTTCAAAAGAACACACCAATTCCTACTCAAACATATGGAACTGCTGGTAGTGGACCTAGTAATGTAGGTGTAGGAAATAAACCTCATTCATATGACCAACAAAACACAGGACAATGGAGAGATCAACCTAATAAAGGTAATTTGCCAAATGGACCTGCTGGTAATGTGGGTGCAGGTTCTGGTTGTACGCCTGGAGTCTCTTCTCCTGCTTGTTCAAATGAAGCATCAACTCTTCAAAAGAACACACCAATTCCTACTCAAACATATGGAACTGCTGGTAGTGGACCTAGTAATGTAGGTGTAGGAAATAAACCTCATTCATATGACCAACAAAACACAGGACAATGGAGAGATCAACCTAATAAAGGTAATTTGCCAAGTGGACCTGCTGGTAATGTGGGTGCAGGTTCTGGTTGTACTCCTGGAGTCTCTTCTCCTGCTTGTTCAAATGAAGCATCAACTCTGCAAAAGAACACACCAATTCCTACTCAAACATATGGAACTGTTGGTAGTGGACCTAGTAATGTAGGTGTAACAAACAAACCTCATTCGTATGATCAACAAAATACAGGACAATGGAGAGATCAAcctaataaaagtaatttgcCAAGTGAACCTGCTAGTAATGTGGGTGCAGGATCTGGTTGTACATCCGGAGGCTCTTCTATCTGTACAAGTGAAATACCATCTGtgcaaaaaaatattccaactTCTTCTTATACATTTGGGACTGTTGCTACTGGACCTTATCAAAGTAATAAAGATACTAAACAATCAGGAAATTGTGGTGCGTTTAGTAGTAGCACATGCGTAAGTAGCACTGAAGTTCCTATAGGAAGTTCTCAAAAAATAGATGGTGGTATTGGAAGTGGACACAATGTTCATGGACAAACTAACtctggaaataaaaattcatatccATTGAATGCTGGAAATCCTTTCTTACATGGTGGACAAGATAATCTGAAACCATTTATACATACGACTAGTTCAcctatatttattacaaacaaTGTTGATTCAATAGGTACAACTTCCAAACCTATTGGTTTTGGAAATCCTTTTCTAGATGGCACCATAGGTAATACATTCGGAACCGAACATGATAAACATAATACAGGAATAAATCCTATTAAAAGTGATCCTTTAAATAAGCCTATTGGTGCAGGCAATCCATTTTTAACAAATAGCGGAAATGGAGGAAGTAAAAGCAGTACTCCAATTTATTCTGGTGCAAGTATAGGAAGCATTTCAAGTCCCAGCATTCTACCATCAGTTACAACTGTCCTACCTATTGGGCAAAATAATCCATTTTTGGAAGTATCAGGTGGAAATGTAGTAAACAAATATCCTCCCGGTGTATATCCAAGTGTAgctgaaaacaataaaaatgtattctctGGAAGTGGAACTCCTGCAAATAAAGAATTTCCTAAATCAGGAGTAGGAATTACATCTTCTGGAAGTAATCCAAATACAAATCGTGGAGTAAAAGGTGGTAATCAgcataacaaaatatttgaaaatgttgCAACTAGTAACGCAGGTGCTTTGAGTACTGGAAACATTGATACTGACAAAAGTACTGGACTGAATATTCCTAatgcatataataataataataatgttggTCATGGTGCCAGTTCGTTGCCAGGAACAGCTAATATTAACAAACCTTCTTATACACTTTCAACATCTCCTGAATCTTATGGTCATAAAGATACGTTACCACGAACAAGTGGAAGTGATAGCGCCACCAATGGCAATGGAAATTCACCGTCCAATTCTTTGATTAATGGTCATAATGCAAATGGTCCATTTAATCCTCAAATAACAAATGCCGGAGCACAATCATTTGCAGGTGCTCATGCCGGAAGTTTCGCTAGTTCTTTTAGTAGTTCTCAAGCTTCAAGTTCAAGCTCGAGTTTTGCCAGCAGTAAATCTGGATCATATACAGCCAATGGAG ATCCGAATGTTTTGCATCAATTAAATAGGAATTGGCCGTTTGACATTGCTACAAGCGTGAGTGGAGCCAGTTCTTGGCCATCTTTAAATGCAGGATCGCACGCCTCTGCATTTGCTAGTAGTAGTGCTGGCA GTTGGTCCGGATCTGAACCGATCGGtgtaaaaagttaa